One window from the genome of Ensifer canadensis encodes:
- a CDS encoding SH3 domain-containing protein — MRVSVFLLMTVALFAEPVAASPAVLTANVNFREGPGTGFAKFETIKAGTQVDLIECDASGAWCAVRHDSKTGFISGKYLDEVEADKPRWPRTYTMESGGEMTLYQPQITDWENFTTISALIAAEYRASKETTPIFGIIGVSGQTVSDNDTDDVVIRNVNVTEIHFSTLNRPRLAELSLEVGKLMPTGTLTLSEERLAASLADYKRVDDVQGLKADPPPIFISKTPAILVQTIGKPVFSPIKGVEGLRFAVNTNWDLLRTDADNTYYLRNEKSWLTSKDLDENWTVATTLPPVLSRLPDDENWKDAHAGIPPQPFEGGPSPKVVYSDKPAELIQFSGEPALVSVPGTGLKWASNSENDVFYRDADARWYVLLSGRWFSSSALDGPWTFATPTLPTDFQNIPDDVPYYTVRSSVPGTSENAEARLRASIPRMARVALDGSVKVDVAYSGEPKFVPIEGTEMSYAVNTNELVIKVKDKYFVLKDGIWFVGDTATGPFVVAQAVPDEVYTIPPSSPVYNATYVHIYNTENEAVWYGYTMGYLGGYLAWDSYVYGTGWYYDDYWDTDWEDGNWPYYPPPITYGADVFYNSAIGAFGRYGYAYGPYRGIVGGAAYNPRTGTYVRGGAVAGPAGERGFVAAYNPRNGNAAVVRGGENVYGSWGSVSVKKGANYARVSGGSTGDSGAVRWRSSEGNRGFVAGEKGGDLYAGRDGSVYRRQDGQWQKHTDGAWTPVEKPSSENLKKPGENFAAKHPDALNKIQQRPNAGSRPANRPAKRPSAGRTRDRAPDHLAIDRAGRQMGNQRSHQFEMYNRPYSGSFDRFEGSGRGGNPSFSGGGGGGRSFSGGGGRGGAAIRGGGGGRGGGGRGGGGRR; from the coding sequence ATGCGCGTATCGGTGTTTCTGCTGATGACGGTGGCGCTTTTTGCAGAACCGGTCGCGGCCAGTCCCGCGGTTTTAACGGCGAACGTCAATTTCCGAGAAGGCCCGGGGACGGGCTTTGCAAAATTTGAAACGATCAAGGCAGGCACGCAGGTAGACCTAATCGAGTGCGACGCCAGCGGTGCCTGGTGCGCCGTGCGCCATGACAGCAAGACGGGGTTCATCAGCGGCAAATACCTCGACGAAGTCGAGGCCGACAAACCGCGCTGGCCGCGTACCTACACCATGGAATCCGGAGGGGAGATGACCCTCTATCAACCACAGATCACCGATTGGGAGAATTTCACCACGATTTCAGCGCTGATCGCCGCCGAATACCGTGCGTCCAAGGAAACCACCCCGATTTTTGGCATTATCGGGGTCAGCGGCCAAACGGTTTCCGATAACGATACCGACGACGTTGTCATCCGCAATGTCAACGTCACGGAGATCCATTTTTCCACACTCAACCGCCCGCGCCTCGCAGAACTATCGCTGGAGGTGGGAAAACTAATGCCTACCGGCACGCTGACGCTCAGCGAGGAGCGGCTGGCAGCGAGCCTCGCCGACTACAAGCGCGTCGATGACGTCCAAGGCCTGAAGGCCGACCCGCCTCCGATTTTCATTAGCAAGACGCCCGCAATCCTCGTGCAGACGATTGGCAAGCCCGTTTTCTCGCCCATAAAGGGCGTCGAAGGGCTGCGTTTCGCGGTCAACACCAACTGGGACCTTCTCAGGACGGACGCGGACAACACCTACTATCTGCGCAACGAAAAATCCTGGCTGACCTCGAAGGATCTGGACGAAAACTGGACGGTCGCCACCACTCTGCCGCCGGTTCTGTCGAGGTTGCCTGACGACGAGAATTGGAAGGATGCACACGCGGGGATCCCGCCCCAACCGTTCGAAGGCGGACCGTCGCCGAAGGTGGTCTATTCCGACAAGCCGGCCGAGCTCATCCAGTTCTCAGGAGAGCCGGCACTCGTGTCGGTTCCGGGCACGGGGCTGAAATGGGCCTCGAACAGCGAGAATGACGTTTTCTACCGCGACGCCGATGCGCGCTGGTATGTGCTTCTCTCCGGCCGCTGGTTCTCGTCCTCCGCGCTTGACGGCCCCTGGACCTTCGCCACGCCGACCTTGCCGACTGACTTCCAGAACATACCGGACGATGTACCCTATTACACGGTTCGCTCCTCGGTACCGGGAACCTCCGAGAACGCCGAGGCCCGGTTGAGGGCCAGCATTCCGAGGATGGCGCGTGTCGCGCTCGACGGATCGGTCAAGGTCGATGTCGCCTACAGCGGCGAGCCAAAGTTCGTGCCGATTGAAGGCACTGAGATGTCCTACGCGGTCAACACCAACGAACTGGTGATCAAGGTCAAGGACAAGTATTTCGTTCTCAAGGACGGCATATGGTTTGTCGGCGATACCGCGACCGGCCCGTTCGTGGTGGCGCAGGCGGTTCCCGACGAAGTCTACACCATCCCGCCGTCCTCACCGGTGTACAACGCCACCTATGTGCACATCTACAACACCGAGAATGAGGCTGTCTGGTACGGTTATACCATGGGCTATCTTGGGGGCTATTTGGCCTGGGACAGTTATGTCTATGGCACCGGCTGGTATTATGACGACTACTGGGATACGGACTGGGAGGACGGCAACTGGCCCTATTATCCCCCGCCGATAACCTACGGGGCCGACGTGTTCTACAATTCGGCTATCGGGGCATTCGGCCGCTACGGCTACGCCTATGGTCCCTATCGCGGGATCGTCGGCGGGGCGGCCTACAATCCGCGAACGGGAACCTATGTTCGCGGCGGCGCGGTCGCCGGACCAGCGGGCGAACGCGGGTTTGTCGCGGCTTACAACCCGCGCAACGGGAACGCCGCGGTCGTCCGGGGCGGAGAGAATGTCTACGGCTCGTGGGGATCGGTGAGCGTGAAGAAGGGCGCAAACTACGCCCGCGTCAGCGGTGGCTCCACGGGGGACTCCGGGGCGGTGCGCTGGCGCAGCTCCGAGGGCAACCGTGGCTTCGTCGCCGGTGAAAAAGGTGGTGACCTCTACGCCGGCCGCGACGGCAGCGTTTATCGCCGCCAGGACGGGCAGTGGCAGAAGCACACCGACGGCGCATGGACGCCGGTGGAGAAGCCTTCCAGCGAAAACCTGAAGAAGCCCGGCGAAAATTTCGCCGCCAAACATCCCGACGCTCTTAACAAGATTCAGCAGCGGCCGAACGCCGGTTCTCGGCCCGCCAACAGACCGGCGAAACGACCAAGCGCGGGTCGGACTCGAGACCGTGCGCCCGACCATCTCGCCATTGACCGCGCCGGACGTCAGATGGGAAATCAACGGTCTCACCAGTTCGAAATGTACAATCGGCCGTACTCGGGAAGCTTCGACCGGTTTGAAGGAAGTGGCCGCGGCGGTAATCCGAGTTTCAGTGGCGGCGGCGGTGGAGGTAGGAGCTTCAGCGGTGGCGGTGGCCGTGGCGGGGCTGCCATCCGGGGCGGTGGTGGTGGCCGTGGTGGGGGTGGCCGTGGTGGTGGTGGCCGGAGGTGA